Proteins encoded by one window of Rathayibacter sp. VKM Ac-2760:
- a CDS encoding low molecular weight phosphatase family protein — protein sequence MTEKPTVLFLCQHNAGRSQLGAGLLEVLAGDRYTATSAGLSPADSVNPAIAATVAELGLDISNRTPRAVTVEDLENADVVVAMKPGLTLPATPTGRFLEWKFPDPTDWSAESVRPLREAVAARIQAELLD from the coding sequence ATGACCGAGAAGCCCACCGTCCTCTTCCTCTGCCAGCACAACGCCGGCCGCTCCCAACTCGGCGCAGGCCTGCTCGAAGTCCTTGCCGGCGACCGCTACACCGCCACCTCCGCCGGCCTCTCCCCCGCCGACTCGGTGAACCCTGCGATCGCTGCGACCGTCGCGGAGCTCGGCCTCGACATCAGCAACCGCACCCCTCGCGCCGTCACGGTCGAGGACCTCGAAAACGCGGACGTCGTCGTCGCCATGAAACCCGGCCTCACCCTGCCCGCGACCCCGACCGGCCGGTTCCTGGAATGGAAGTTCCCCGACCCGACCGACTGGAGCGCTGAGAGTGTCCGCCCCCTCCGCGAGGCCGTCGCCGCTCGGATCCAGGCCGAACTCCTCGACTAG
- a CDS encoding DJ-1/PfpI family protein: protein MSNPIHRVGVLVFDGMKLLDLAGPTEVFGEANHFGADYRVGLVSVDGRDVRTSLGMRIPVDAAATSAEAFDTMIVTGGETFPANEVTDDLASAAFSMSHRASRTASICTGAFVLAAAGLLDGKRATTHWHHARELAKRYPSIQVEADAIVVQDGSTHSSAGVTAGIDLALTLLEQDEGVDVARQVARALVVYLRREGGQTQFADSLIVPVGEGSLLQGVVNAITADPAGEHTASSMAALARVSPRHLSRLFRDELSMSPSKYVELVRLDKAKSLLDMGHSVTRVAEDSGFVSSESLRRAFITHVSIPPSKYQHRFSSTRGRASAPTRTV from the coding sequence ATGTCGAATCCCATCCATCGAGTAGGCGTCCTCGTCTTCGACGGCATGAAGCTCCTCGACCTGGCGGGCCCCACCGAGGTCTTCGGGGAGGCCAATCACTTCGGCGCCGATTACCGGGTCGGCCTGGTCTCGGTGGACGGACGGGATGTCCGAACGTCTCTCGGGATGCGGATCCCGGTGGATGCTGCGGCGACATCGGCAGAAGCGTTCGACACGATGATCGTGACCGGTGGTGAGACGTTCCCCGCGAACGAGGTCACCGACGATCTGGCGTCGGCGGCGTTCAGCATGTCGCACCGAGCGTCTCGCACTGCGTCGATCTGCACGGGTGCTTTCGTGCTCGCGGCGGCGGGTCTCCTGGACGGCAAGAGGGCGACCACTCACTGGCATCACGCGAGAGAGCTCGCCAAGCGCTATCCCTCGATTCAGGTCGAGGCCGACGCGATCGTCGTCCAGGACGGTTCCACGCACTCGTCGGCCGGCGTCACGGCGGGGATCGATCTGGCGTTGACTCTTCTCGAGCAGGACGAAGGAGTCGATGTCGCTCGGCAGGTCGCTCGCGCCCTGGTCGTGTACCTGCGACGGGAGGGTGGCCAGACGCAGTTCGCCGACAGTCTGATCGTCCCGGTGGGAGAGGGATCGCTGTTGCAGGGCGTCGTGAACGCGATCACAGCGGACCCGGCCGGTGAGCACACGGCGAGCAGCATGGCCGCGCTCGCGCGTGTGAGTCCGCGCCACCTCTCGCGGTTGTTCCGTGACGAGCTGTCGATGAGTCCCAGCAAGTACGTGGAGCTGGTGCGACTGGACAAGGCCAAGTCGCTGCTGGACATGGGCCACAGCGTCACGCGGGTGGCGGAGGATTCGGGGTTCGTCTCGTCCGAATCGCTCCGCCGGGCGTTCATCACCCACGTATCCATTCCCCCCTCGAAGTATCAGCACCGGTTCTCCTCCACGAGGGGCAGGGCGAGCGCTCCGACCCGCACCGTGTGA
- a CDS encoding nuclear transport factor 2 family protein, translated as MSKAHFNDLGELDDLVTFADYAELTRLALEVAWRVDNGQAVTLPDLFTEDGSIATLGEPHVGHDAIRSWGLMMDTDSPIPGVRHVLTNFRFTGSGPATAMGTMYITAYLDGAPAGQRTLPFAMGLGTDHYRRTSNGWKVASRGFDPYFLRE; from the coding sequence ATGTCGAAAGCCCATTTCAACGATCTCGGCGAGCTCGATGACCTCGTCACCTTCGCCGACTACGCCGAGCTCACCCGCCTCGCCCTCGAGGTCGCCTGGCGGGTCGACAACGGCCAAGCGGTGACCCTGCCCGACCTCTTCACCGAAGACGGATCCATCGCCACACTCGGCGAACCCCACGTCGGGCACGACGCCATCCGATCCTGGGGTCTGATGATGGACACGGACAGCCCCATCCCCGGTGTGCGCCACGTTCTCACGAACTTCCGCTTCACCGGCAGCGGCCCCGCCACCGCCATGGGGACGATGTACATCACCGCCTACCTCGACGGCGCTCCCGCCGGGCAGCGCACACTGCCCTTCGCGATGGGCCTCGGGACCGATCACTACCGCCGCACCTCGAACGGATGGAAGGTCGCCTCACGCGGCTTCGATCCGTACTTCCTCCGCGAATAG
- a CDS encoding FAD-dependent oxidoreductase, which produces MHLVAIGGSDAGISAALRARELDPSVDVTVVVADSYPNFSICGIPYYFSREVQPWQSLAHRTHADLEATGMTLRLDTFATDIDVAGQQLTVRTPDGSLDRIGYDELIVGTGALASSAGIAGLDKLGPEDGVHVLHSMGDTFALERYLDSRDPQTAIIVGAGYVGLEMAEALTIRGLRVTQLQRGPEVLSTLDPELGALVHTELDQHGVDVLTRTTVASIEKTATGLSVHADHDGAPLTRTADVVLLVVGVKPNTDLLARAGASLGAGRAVVVDEAMRTGLPHVFAAGDGVTTHHRLLGTTYLPLGTTAHKQGRVAGENALGGTARFAGSVGTQVVKVFDLVASRTGLREHEALAAGYVPATTTAVADDHKRYYPGAQPITIRITGDTRDGRLLGAQLVGRLGTETAKRVDTYATALFAGLTVEQVSDLDLSYTPPLGSPWDAVQIATQTWTRTMTGSSITA; this is translated from the coding sequence ATGCATCTCGTCGCCATCGGCGGCAGCGACGCGGGGATCTCCGCCGCGCTGCGCGCCCGCGAGCTCGACCCGTCCGTCGACGTGACCGTCGTCGTCGCCGACTCGTACCCGAACTTCTCGATCTGCGGGATCCCGTACTACTTCTCCCGCGAGGTGCAGCCCTGGCAGTCGCTCGCACACCGCACCCACGCCGACCTCGAAGCCACCGGAATGACCCTGCGCCTGGACACCTTCGCGACCGATATCGACGTCGCCGGGCAGCAGCTCACCGTCCGCACCCCCGACGGCTCGCTCGATCGGATCGGCTACGACGAGCTGATCGTCGGCACCGGCGCCCTCGCGTCCTCCGCCGGCATTGCCGGACTGGACAAGCTGGGGCCGGAGGACGGAGTGCACGTGCTGCACTCGATGGGCGACACCTTCGCGCTCGAGCGCTACCTCGACAGCCGCGACCCGCAGACCGCGATCATCGTCGGCGCCGGCTACGTCGGCCTCGAGATGGCCGAAGCCCTCACCATTCGAGGCCTGCGCGTGACCCAGTTGCAGCGCGGACCGGAGGTGCTCTCCACCCTCGACCCCGAACTCGGCGCCCTCGTCCACACCGAGCTCGACCAGCACGGCGTCGACGTCCTCACCCGCACCACCGTCGCCTCGATCGAGAAGACCGCGACCGGCCTCTCCGTGCACGCCGACCACGACGGCGCACCCCTCACTCGGACCGCCGACGTCGTCCTCCTGGTGGTCGGCGTGAAGCCGAACACCGATCTGCTCGCCCGCGCCGGAGCGTCCCTCGGCGCAGGTCGCGCCGTCGTCGTGGACGAGGCGATGCGCACCGGCCTCCCGCACGTGTTCGCCGCGGGCGACGGAGTGACCACCCACCACCGCCTGCTCGGCACCACTTACCTGCCGCTCGGCACCACCGCGCACAAGCAGGGCCGGGTGGCCGGCGAGAACGCTCTCGGCGGCACCGCCCGGTTCGCCGGCTCCGTCGGCACGCAGGTCGTGAAGGTGTTCGACCTCGTCGCCTCCCGCACCGGCCTGCGCGAGCACGAGGCTCTCGCCGCCGGGTACGTCCCGGCGACGACGACCGCGGTCGCAGACGACCACAAGCGGTACTACCCGGGCGCACAGCCGATCACGATCCGCATCACCGGCGACACGCGCGATGGGCGCCTGCTCGGCGCGCAGCTCGTCGGCCGCCTGGGCACCGAGACGGCCAAGCGCGTCGACACCTACGCGACCGCCCTGTTCGCGGGGCTCACCGTCGAGCAGGTCTCGGACCTCGACCTCTCCTACACGCCACCGCTCGGCTCCCCGTGGGATGCCGTGCAGATCGCGACCCAGACCTGGACCCGCACGATGACCGGAAGCAGCATCACCGCATGA